One Mycobacterium marseillense DNA window includes the following coding sequences:
- a CDS encoding ribonuclease Z — MIEVTLLGTGSPIPDPNRAGPSTLVRAGGQVFLADCGRGVLQRAAAVGVGAAGLSALLLTHLHSDHVGDLGDVLITRWISTFTPDPAPLPIIGPPGTAELVEATLKAFHHDVGYRIAHHADLTAPPAVEVHEYTDGPVWDRDGVSIRVAPTDHRPVAPTLGFRIEYEGASVVLAGDTVPCASLDELAAGAGALVHTVIRKDIVATIPQQRLVDICDYHSSVEEAAATAARAGVDTLVMTHYVPALVPGQEEQWRALAAGAFSGRIELGDDLHRVQIDAPS, encoded by the coding sequence ATGATCGAGGTCACTCTGCTGGGCACCGGAAGTCCGATCCCCGACCCGAACCGGGCGGGGCCGTCGACGCTGGTGCGGGCCGGCGGGCAGGTGTTTCTGGCCGACTGCGGGCGGGGGGTGCTCCAGCGCGCGGCGGCTGTCGGGGTGGGCGCGGCCGGATTGTCGGCGCTGCTGCTCACCCACCTGCACAGCGATCACGTCGGCGACCTCGGCGACGTCCTCATCACGCGGTGGATCAGCACCTTCACCCCCGATCCGGCGCCGCTGCCCATCATCGGGCCGCCCGGCACCGCCGAACTGGTGGAGGCGACGCTGAAGGCCTTCCACCACGACGTCGGCTACCGGATCGCCCATCACGCCGATCTCACTGCGCCACCGGCAGTCGAGGTCCACGAATACACCGACGGTCCCGTGTGGGACCGCGACGGCGTCTCGATCCGAGTGGCTCCGACCGATCACCGGCCGGTGGCCCCGACCCTCGGCTTCCGTATCGAATACGAGGGGGCGTCGGTGGTGCTGGCCGGCGACACCGTGCCGTGCGCGAGCCTGGACGAGCTGGCGGCCGGCGCAGGCGCTCTGGTGCACACCGTGATCCGCAAGGACATCGTCGCGACCATCCCGCAGCAGCGGCTCGTCGACATCTGCGATTACCACTCGTCGGTGGAAGAGGCGGCGGCGACCGCGGCCCGCGCGGGCGTGGACACCCTTGTCATGACGCACTATGTGCCCGCGCTGGTGCCCGGCCAGGAGGAGCAATGGCGGGCGCTGGCCGCCGGGGCGTTCAGTGGGCGCATCGAGCTCGGCGACGACCTGCACCGCGTTCAGATCGACGCGCCCTCCTGA
- a CDS encoding CBS domain-containing protein: protein MRIADVLRNKGAAVVTINPDATVRELLAGLTEQNIGAMVVVGAEGVVGIVSERDVVRQLHTHGASVLSRPVSKIMTSMLATCTKADTVDAISVLMTKNRVRHVPVLDGKKLIGIVSIGDVVKTRMEELEAEQQQLQSYITQG, encoded by the coding sequence ATGCGGATTGCGGACGTCTTGCGGAATAAGGGCGCGGCGGTGGTGACCATCAACCCGGACGCGACGGTTCGCGAGCTGCTTGCGGGCCTGACCGAACAGAACATCGGCGCCATGGTGGTGGTCGGCGCCGAGGGTGTCGTCGGCATCGTGTCGGAGCGCGACGTCGTGCGCCAGCTGCACACCCACGGTGCCAGCGTGCTGTCTCGCCCGGTATCCAAGATCATGACCAGCATGCTGGCCACGTGCACGAAGGCCGACACGGTCGATGCGATCAGCGTGCTGATGACCAAGAACCGGGTGCGCCACGTGCCGGTCCTGGACGGCAAGAAGCTGATCGGCATCGTCAGCATCGGTGACGTGGTGAAGACCAGGATGGAAGAGCTCGAGGCCGAGCAGCAGCAGCTGCAGTCCTACATCACTCAGGGCTAG
- a CDS encoding IS30 family transposase, whose translation MPSGFPHSPAVRRELFDRVCRGAPLVVAAQGMGVSTTRAWVWWRDAGAMKLHIGGRGQRGLLKPGNMSLPGGAGHRLSVSERVEIMRGRDGGLSAADIAERLGRDRTTIYREIRRNCNADGDYHALMAHARAAQKARRPKEFKLADNPLCAMIEGWMDQGWSPKLIAEVLARDHPGDRLAQVSHETIYQCLYVQTRGSLRADLHKCLSTKRAARKHRGSDNRRGVFSAGEEFTIADRPPEADDRAVPGHWEGDLIVGPHNSAIGTLVERSTRFTILLHLPGDRTAATVAAAMIEAMSELPEHLRRSITWDRGSEMASWRDIQLQLAAPVYFCDPHSPWQRGSNENTNRLLRFWFEKGSDLSGYTKADLRRIQDTLNQRPRPTLNLDTPAQRLTALLDQAA comes from the coding sequence ATGCCGAGTGGTTTTCCGCATTCGCCGGCGGTGCGTCGGGAGTTGTTCGACCGGGTATGTCGGGGAGCCCCGCTGGTTGTGGCGGCTCAAGGTATGGGCGTGTCAACGACCAGGGCGTGGGTGTGGTGGCGTGACGCTGGAGCGATGAAACTGCATATCGGAGGCCGGGGTCAACGTGGCCTGCTCAAGCCGGGCAACATGTCCTTGCCCGGTGGAGCGGGTCATCGGCTCAGTGTCAGCGAACGCGTGGAGATCATGCGCGGCCGCGACGGCGGACTCAGCGCCGCCGACATCGCCGAGCGGCTGGGTCGCGACCGCACAACGATCTACCGCGAGATTCGGCGTAACTGCAATGCCGACGGCGACTACCACGCTCTGATGGCGCATGCGCGGGCCGCGCAGAAAGCGCGGCGGCCCAAGGAATTCAAGCTCGCCGATAACCCGTTGTGCGCGATGATCGAAGGCTGGATGGATCAGGGCTGGAGTCCGAAACTGATCGCCGAGGTGTTGGCCCGCGATCACCCCGGTGACAGGCTGGCACAAGTGAGCCACGAAACCATTTATCAGTGCCTGTATGTGCAGACTCGCGGCAGTTTGCGCGCTGATCTGCACAAATGCCTGTCCACGAAGCGGGCCGCACGAAAGCATCGAGGCTCAGACAATCGTCGTGGGGTGTTTAGCGCCGGTGAGGAATTCACCATCGCTGATCGCCCACCTGAGGCTGATGACCGCGCCGTGCCGGGCCACTGGGAGGGCGACTTGATCGTGGGACCCCACAACAGCGCAATCGGCACCCTGGTGGAGCGCAGCACCCGCTTCACGATCCTGCTGCACCTGCCCGGTGACCGCACCGCGGCCACGGTAGCCGCCGCGATGATCGAGGCAATGAGCGAACTGCCCGAGCACCTGCGCCGCTCGATCACCTGGGATCGTGGCAGCGAAATGGCTAGCTGGCGCGACATCCAGCTACAGCTGGCCGCTCCGGTCTACTTCTGCGATCCCCACTCACCGTGGCAACGAGGCAGCAACGAAAACACCAACCGCCTGTTGCGATTCTGGTTCGAAAAAGGCAGCGACTTAAGCGGTTACACCAAAGCTGACCTCAGACGAATCCAAGACACCCTCAACCAACGCCCCCGACCCACGCTGAACCTCGATACCCCGGCCCAACGCCTAACCGCCCTCCTCGACCAAGCCGCCTAA
- a CDS encoding type II toxin-antitoxin system PemK/MazF family toxin, with translation MASARKSQWKTFQRFAENLVFNGAPRLARHVQNSQTVLRELQQAVRITANVIAAVAPPPSDATVAGRPVTSSSLPTAQRARKLVYAPSLDGRADPGEIVWTWVVYEDDPSRGKDRPVLVVGRDRGTLLGLMVSSQERHAADPEWVGIGSGSWDYEGRSSWVRLDRVLDVPEEGIRREGAILDREIFDVIAARLRADYSWR, from the coding sequence ATGGCGTCTGCCCGGAAATCGCAGTGGAAGACGTTCCAGCGGTTTGCCGAGAATCTGGTGTTCAACGGGGCCCCACGGCTGGCCCGGCACGTGCAGAATTCCCAGACCGTCCTGCGCGAGTTGCAGCAGGCCGTGCGGATCACCGCGAACGTCATCGCCGCCGTGGCGCCGCCACCGTCCGACGCGACGGTCGCGGGCCGTCCGGTGACCAGCAGCAGCCTGCCCACCGCGCAGCGGGCCCGCAAACTCGTGTACGCGCCGAGCCTGGACGGCCGGGCCGATCCCGGCGAGATCGTCTGGACGTGGGTGGTCTACGAGGACGACCCCAGCCGGGGCAAGGACCGGCCCGTGCTGGTGGTGGGACGCGACCGCGGCACTTTGCTCGGGTTGATGGTCTCCAGCCAGGAGCGCCACGCCGCCGATCCCGAGTGGGTTGGAATCGGTTCTGGCAGTTGGGATTACGAGGGAAGATCCAGCTGGGTCCGGCTGGACCGCGTGCTCGACGTGCCCGAAGAGGGCATCCGGCGCGAGGGGGCGATTTTGGACCGCGAGATCTTCGACGTGATCGCGGCCCGCCTGCGCGCCGACTATTCCTGGCGCTGA
- the lepA gene encoding translation elongation factor 4 encodes MTFEADQEIPISSFADKTFTAPAQIRNFCIIAHIDHGKSTLADRMLQLTGVVDERSMRAQYLDRMDIERERGITIKAQNVRLPWEVQGQQYVLHLIDTPGHVDFTYEVSRALEACEGAVLLVDAAQGIEAQTLANLYLALDRDLTIIPVLNKIDLPAADPDRYAGELAHIIGCEPDDVLRVSGKTGEGVADLLNEVVRQVPPPQGKADAPLRAMIFDSVYDIYRGVVTYVRVVDGKITPRERIAMMSTGATHELLEVGIVSPEPKASEGLGVGEVGYLITGVKDVRQSKVGDTVTTAKHGAAEALTGYREPRPMVYSGLYPVDGSDYPVLRDALDRLQLNDAALTYEPETSVALGFGFRCGFLGLLHMEITRERLEREFDLDLISTSPNVVYRVVKEDNTEIVVTNPSDWPEGKVRTVYEPVVKTTIIAPSEFIGTIMELCQSRRGELGGMDYLSPERVELRYTMPLGEIIFDFFDSLKSRTRGYASLDYEEAGEQEAQLVKVDILLQGEPVDAFSAIVHKDGASAYGNKMTTKLKELIPRQQFEVPVQAAIGSKIIARENIRAIRKDVLSKCYGGDITRKRKLLEKQKEGKKRMKTIGRVDVPQEAFVAALSADAAGDKGKK; translated from the coding sequence ATCACGTTTGAAGCAGACCAGGAGATTCCCATCAGCAGTTTCGCCGACAAGACCTTCACCGCGCCGGCGCAGATTCGGAACTTCTGCATCATCGCCCACATCGATCACGGCAAGTCGACGCTGGCCGACCGGATGCTGCAGCTCACCGGCGTCGTCGACGAGCGTTCGATGCGCGCCCAGTACCTGGACCGGATGGACATCGAGCGCGAGCGCGGCATCACCATCAAGGCGCAGAACGTGCGGCTCCCGTGGGAGGTGCAGGGCCAGCAGTACGTGCTGCACCTGATCGACACCCCGGGCCACGTCGACTTCACCTACGAGGTGTCGCGCGCGCTGGAGGCCTGTGAGGGCGCGGTGCTGCTGGTCGACGCCGCCCAGGGCATCGAGGCGCAGACCCTGGCCAACCTCTACCTGGCGCTGGACCGCGACCTGACCATCATCCCGGTGCTCAACAAGATCGACCTGCCGGCGGCCGACCCGGACCGCTACGCCGGAGAACTCGCCCACATCATCGGCTGCGAGCCCGACGACGTGCTGCGGGTGTCCGGCAAGACCGGCGAGGGAGTGGCGGACCTGCTCAACGAGGTGGTGCGGCAGGTGCCGCCCCCGCAGGGCAAGGCCGACGCACCGCTGCGCGCGATGATCTTCGACTCCGTCTACGACATCTACCGCGGCGTGGTGACCTATGTGCGGGTGGTCGACGGCAAGATCACCCCACGCGAACGCATCGCGATGATGTCCACCGGCGCCACCCACGAACTGCTCGAGGTCGGCATCGTCTCGCCCGAGCCGAAGGCCAGCGAGGGCCTGGGAGTGGGCGAGGTGGGTTACCTGATCACCGGGGTGAAGGACGTCCGGCAGTCCAAGGTCGGTGACACCGTGACGACGGCCAAGCACGGCGCCGCCGAAGCGCTGACCGGGTACCGCGAACCCAGGCCGATGGTCTACTCGGGGCTGTATCCCGTGGACGGTTCGGACTACCCGGTCCTGCGCGACGCGTTGGACAGGCTGCAGCTCAACGACGCGGCCCTGACGTACGAGCCGGAGACGTCGGTTGCGCTGGGCTTCGGATTCCGTTGTGGCTTTTTGGGTTTGCTGCACATGGAGATCACCCGCGAGCGTCTGGAGCGTGAATTCGACCTGGATCTGATCTCGACGTCACCCAACGTCGTGTATCGCGTGGTCAAAGAGGACAACACCGAGATCGTCGTGACGAACCCGTCGGACTGGCCCGAAGGCAAGGTCCGCACCGTCTACGAGCCGGTGGTGAAGACCACCATCATCGCGCCCAGCGAGTTCATCGGCACGATCATGGAGCTGTGCCAGTCGCGCCGCGGCGAACTCGGCGGGATGGACTACCTGTCGCCCGAACGGGTGGAGCTGCGCTACACCATGCCGCTGGGCGAGATCATCTTCGACTTTTTCGACTCCCTGAAGTCACGCACGCGCGGCTACGCCAGCCTCGACTACGAGGAGGCCGGTGAGCAGGAGGCCCAGCTGGTCAAGGTCGACATCCTGTTGCAGGGCGAGCCGGTCGACGCGTTCAGCGCGATCGTGCACAAGGACGGCGCCTCGGCCTACGGCAACAAGATGACCACCAAGCTCAAGGAGCTGATCCCGCGCCAACAGTTCGAGGTGCCGGTTCAGGCGGCGATCGGATCGAAAATCATTGCGCGCGAAAACATCCGAGCCATTCGCAAGGACGTGCTGTCCAAGTGTTACGGCGGTGACATCACCCGCAAGCGCAAACTTCTGGAAAAGCAGAAGGAAGGCAAGAAGCGGATGAAGACCATCGGGCGGGTCGACGTGCCGCAGGAGGCGTTCGTCGCGGCGCTGTCCGCGGACGCGGCGGGGGACAAGGGCAAGAAGTAG
- a CDS encoding sensor domain-containing protein — protein MRLLKAAATLAALAALVTGCGSVVDGTAKPAPNLKLRPLSGATVSKVPLDGAALSRMLDQTLISREPAQVGGPEKLYQVKRSTSQAGCLGVTAMLQKSVYRSGPQPAQVQDVASESWWNNGEPAQVITVMEGVVTLPSAAQAQALFAQFSQQWQQCNGMTTSEQTGPISTTNVISDVRGTATTIAATKTATSVLPNMPALRPTPQARAIGVRSNCLVEVEVVFFGGRRSTDPGSANINTSALDIARAMMDRVNALS, from the coding sequence ATGCGATTACTCAAAGCGGCGGCGACGCTCGCGGCGCTCGCCGCGTTGGTGACCGGATGTGGGTCCGTGGTCGACGGCACGGCCAAGCCGGCGCCGAACCTGAAGCTGCGGCCGCTGAGTGGTGCCACGGTCAGCAAGGTCCCTCTCGACGGCGCGGCGCTGTCGCGGATGCTCGACCAGACCTTGATCTCCCGCGAGCCGGCCCAAGTCGGCGGCCCCGAGAAGCTCTACCAGGTCAAGCGGTCGACGTCGCAGGCCGGCTGCCTCGGTGTGACGGCGATGCTGCAGAAGAGCGTGTACCGCTCCGGCCCCCAGCCTGCCCAAGTCCAGGACGTCGCGTCGGAGTCCTGGTGGAACAACGGTGAACCCGCACAGGTGATCACGGTGATGGAGGGCGTGGTCACGTTGCCCTCGGCCGCGCAGGCTCAGGCGCTGTTCGCGCAGTTCTCCCAGCAGTGGCAACAGTGCAATGGCATGACGACCTCGGAACAGACCGGCCCGATCAGCACCACGAACGTCATCAGCGATGTCCGCGGCACCGCCACCACCATCGCGGCGACCAAAACCGCCACCTCGGTGCTGCCTAACATGCCGGCCCTGCGGCCCACACCCCAGGCGCGTGCCATCGGTGTCCGGTCGAACTGCCTCGTCGAAGTCGAGGTGGTCTTCTTCGGCGGGCGGCGATCCACCGACCCGGGATCGGCCAACATCAACACCAGCGCACTCGACATCGCGCGCGCCATGATGGACAGGGTCAACGCGCTGAGCTGA
- a CDS encoding sensor domain-containing protein, giving the protein MKCSWRALAALTAALLVGGCTETISGTSTLAPSAGRVPAIKRALFDGAALAKLLDQPFQPYPRFSEFGGVDKLGTTWDEAKPADCIGVVHLMQRIAYGSAPVQETAAEMWVHKGDSVKADFVQEGIVELRTAADADALFARFAAQWQKCDGTTLMAPPTDIYGTDAISDVRVLDSVVAATVSMGSGPHSVLSAQPIGRALGVRGRFLVEVAVYFVPNTYPGDRGNADIGTTAVDLTHALMDRLSAVA; this is encoded by the coding sequence GTGAAATGCAGCTGGCGTGCGCTGGCCGCTTTGACTGCGGCGCTGCTGGTGGGCGGCTGCACCGAAACCATCTCCGGCACAAGCACTCTGGCACCCAGCGCGGGGCGGGTACCAGCCATTAAACGGGCCTTATTCGACGGTGCCGCCCTGGCGAAGCTGCTCGACCAGCCGTTCCAACCGTACCCGCGTTTCTCGGAGTTCGGGGGCGTCGACAAATTGGGAACCACGTGGGATGAGGCGAAGCCCGCCGACTGCATCGGGGTCGTCCACCTGATGCAGCGGATCGCGTATGGCTCCGCGCCCGTACAGGAAACGGCCGCCGAAATGTGGGTGCACAAAGGTGATTCGGTGAAGGCCGACTTCGTCCAGGAAGGCATCGTCGAGTTGCGGACGGCCGCGGACGCCGACGCGCTGTTCGCGAGGTTTGCCGCGCAGTGGCAGAAGTGCGACGGGACCACGCTGATGGCGCCGCCGACCGATATATACGGTACGGACGCCATCTCCGACGTGCGCGTCCTGGATTCGGTTGTCGCGGCTACGGTTTCGATGGGGTCGGGACCGCATTCGGTCTTGTCGGCTCAGCCCATCGGCCGTGCCCTCGGCGTTCGGGGCAGATTCCTCGTCGAGGTCGCGGTCTACTTCGTGCCCAACACTTATCCGGGCGACAGGGGCAACGCCGACATCGGCACCACCGCCGTCGACCTCACCCACGCGCTCATGGACAGGCTCAGCGCCGTCGCTTGA
- a CDS encoding glycoside hydrolase family 15 protein → MVLHVQPDDQPAQPDEDMPDDAFQSASATSMTSSIDLRTAGPLAPSAALRNPFPPIADYAFLSDWETTCLISPAGSVEWLCVPRPDSPSVFGAILDRSAGHFRLGPYGVSVPSARRYLPGSLIMETTWQTHTGWLIVRDALVMGPWHDLDRRSRTHRRTPMDWDAEHILLRTVRCVSGTVELMMSCEPAFDYHRVGASWEYSANAYGEAIARATKQPDAHPTLRLTTNLRIGLEGREARARTRMKEGDDVFVALSWTKHPAPQTYEEAADKMWQTTECWRQWINIGNFPDHPWRAYLQRSALTLKGLTYSPTGALLAASTTSLPETPQGERNWDYRYAWVRDSTFALWGLYTLGLDREADDFFAFIADVSGANHNERHPLQVMYGVGGERSLVEEELHHLSGYDQARPVRIGNGAFDQVQHDIWGSILDSFYLHAKSREQVPETLWPVLKKQVEEAIKHWREPDRGIWEVRGEPQHFTSSKVMCWVALDRGAKLAERQGEKSYAQQWRAIAEEIKADILAHGVDSRGVFTQRYGSDALDASLLLVVLTRFLPPDDPRVRNTVLAIADELTQEGLVLRYRVEETDDGLSGEEGTFTICSFWLVSALVEIGEVRRAKRLCERLLSYASPLHLYAEEIEPRTGRQLGNFPQAFTHLALINAVVHVIRAEEEADGSGMFQPANAPM, encoded by the coding sequence ATGGTTCTGCATGTTCAGCCCGACGACCAACCGGCCCAGCCGGACGAAGACATGCCCGACGACGCCTTTCAATCGGCGTCCGCGACGTCGATGACTTCATCCATCGACCTGCGCACGGCCGGGCCCCTCGCTCCCAGCGCAGCCCTGCGTAACCCGTTTCCGCCGATCGCCGACTACGCGTTCCTGTCCGACTGGGAAACCACCTGCCTGATCTCGCCCGCCGGATCCGTGGAATGGCTGTGTGTGCCGCGGCCGGACTCGCCGAGCGTGTTCGGCGCGATCCTGGACCGCAGCGCCGGCCACTTCCGGTTGGGGCCCTACGGCGTCTCGGTGCCCTCGGCCCGTCGGTACCTGCCGGGCAGCCTCATCATGGAGACCACCTGGCAGACGCACACCGGGTGGCTGATCGTGCGTGACGCGCTGGTCATGGGCCCCTGGCACGACCTCGACCGCCGGTCCCGGACGCATCGCCGCACCCCGATGGACTGGGATGCCGAGCACATCCTGCTGCGCACGGTGCGCTGCGTCAGCGGCACCGTCGAACTGATGATGAGCTGCGAGCCGGCGTTCGACTACCACCGGGTCGGCGCCAGCTGGGAATACTCCGCCAACGCGTACGGCGAGGCCATCGCCCGCGCCACCAAGCAACCCGACGCCCACCCCACGCTGCGACTCACCACCAATCTGCGGATCGGGCTGGAGGGCCGGGAAGCGCGCGCACGCACCCGGATGAAGGAGGGCGACGACGTGTTCGTGGCCCTGAGCTGGACCAAACACCCGGCGCCGCAGACCTACGAAGAGGCCGCCGACAAGATGTGGCAGACCACCGAGTGCTGGCGGCAGTGGATCAACATCGGTAACTTCCCCGACCACCCGTGGCGGGCGTACCTGCAGCGCAGCGCGCTCACCCTGAAGGGCTTGACCTACTCGCCCACCGGCGCGCTGCTGGCGGCCAGCACCACGTCGCTGCCGGAAACACCGCAGGGCGAACGTAACTGGGACTACCGCTACGCCTGGGTGCGCGACTCCACCTTCGCGCTGTGGGGCCTGTACACGCTCGGGCTCGATCGCGAGGCCGACGACTTCTTCGCGTTCATCGCCGACGTCTCGGGGGCCAACCACAACGAGCGGCACCCGCTGCAGGTCATGTACGGCGTGGGCGGCGAGCGCAGCCTGGTCGAAGAAGAGCTGCATCACCTGTCCGGCTATGACCAGGCCCGGCCGGTGCGCATCGGCAACGGCGCCTTCGACCAGGTCCAGCACGACATCTGGGGCTCCATCCTCGACTCCTTCTACCTGCACGCCAAGTCGCGCGAGCAGGTCCCGGAGACGTTGTGGCCGGTGCTGAAGAAGCAGGTCGAGGAGGCGATCAAGCACTGGCGCGAGCCCGACCGCGGCATCTGGGAGGTGCGCGGGGAGCCGCAGCACTTCACGTCGTCGAAGGTCATGTGCTGGGTGGCGCTCGACCGCGGGGCGAAGCTGGCCGAGCGGCAGGGCGAGAAGAGCTACGCCCAGCAGTGGCGGGCCATTGCCGAGGAGATCAAGGCCGACATCCTGGCGCACGGCGTGGATTCCCGCGGCGTCTTCACTCAGCGCTATGGCAGCGACGCGCTGGACGCCTCCCTGCTGTTGGTGGTGCTGACGCGGTTCCTACCGCCGGACGACCCGCGGGTGCGCAACACCGTGCTGGCGATCGCCGACGAACTCACTCAGGAGGGCCTGGTGCTGCGCTACCGGGTCGAAGAGACCGACGACGGCCTGTCCGGCGAGGAGGGCACCTTCACGATCTGCTCGTTCTGGCTGGTCTCGGCGCTGGTCGAAATCGGGGAGGTCCGCCGCGCCAAACGCCTGTGCGAGCGGTTGCTGTCCTACGCCAGCCCGCTGCACCTCTACGCCGAGGAGATCGAGCCGCGCACCGGTCGCCAGCTGGGCAACTTCCCGCAGGCGTTCACCCACCTGGCACTGATCAACGCGGTGGTGCACGTCATTCGGGCCGAGGAAGAAGCCGACGGCTCGGGGATGTTCCAGCCCGCGAACGCGCCGATGTAG
- a CDS encoding sulfate ABC transporter substrate-binding protein, with translation MDIRTALRWRPVLALVALAGIAASVAGCHGGASDAVGGGGLAGAHTSITLVAYSVPEPGWSKIIPAFNASEEGKGVQVVTSYGASGDQSRGVADGKPADVVNFSVEPDIERLVKAGKVSQDWNTDATKGTPFGSVVTLVVRKGNPKNIKDWDDLLRPGIEVITPSPLSSGSAKWNLLAPYAVKSEGGANSAAGVDFIKKLVTEHVKLRPGSGREATDVFIQGSGDVLISYENEAIATERAGKPIDHVNLPQTFKIDNPVAVVNTSPHLQAAVAFKNFQYTAAAQKVWAQAGFRPVDPSVAADFRAQYPVPAKLWTIADLGGWSAADPQLFDKSTGSITKIYTQATG, from the coding sequence ATGGACATCAGGACCGCGTTGCGTTGGCGGCCTGTTCTCGCACTGGTTGCGCTTGCCGGCATAGCGGCAAGCGTCGCCGGGTGCCACGGGGGCGCCAGCGACGCCGTCGGCGGCGGTGGGCTCGCCGGCGCGCACACCAGCATCACGCTGGTTGCCTACTCGGTCCCAGAACCCGGATGGAGCAAGATAATTCCGGCGTTCAATGCCTCCGAGGAAGGCAAGGGCGTGCAGGTGGTGACCTCCTACGGCGCCTCCGGTGACCAGTCCCGCGGCGTTGCGGACGGCAAGCCGGCCGACGTCGTGAACTTCTCCGTCGAGCCCGACATCGAACGATTGGTCAAGGCCGGCAAGGTTTCTCAAGACTGGAACACCGATGCTACCAAGGGAACTCCGTTCGGTTCGGTGGTCACGCTGGTAGTGCGCAAGGGCAACCCGAAGAACATCAAGGATTGGGATGACCTGTTGCGGCCCGGCATCGAGGTCATCACGCCCAGCCCGCTCAGTTCGGGGTCGGCCAAGTGGAATCTGCTCGCGCCGTACGCCGTCAAGAGCGAAGGCGGCGCCAACAGCGCGGCCGGTGTGGATTTCATCAAGAAGCTGGTGACCGAGCACGTCAAACTCCGTCCCGGATCGGGCCGCGAAGCCACCGACGTCTTCATCCAGGGCAGCGGTGACGTGCTGATCAGCTACGAGAACGAGGCCATCGCGACCGAGCGGGCGGGCAAACCCATCGACCACGTCAACTTGCCGCAGACCTTCAAGATCGACAACCCGGTCGCCGTCGTCAACACCAGCCCCCACCTGCAGGCAGCCGTCGCCTTCAAGAACTTCCAGTACACCGCGGCGGCCCAAAAGGTTTGGGCGCAGGCGGGTTTCCGGCCGGTCGACCCGTCCGTCGCCGCCGACTTCCGCGCCCAATACCCGGTGCCGGCGAAACTGTGGACCATCGCCGACCTCGGCGGCTGGAGCGCGGCGGATCCGCAGCTGTTCGACAAGAGCACCGGCAGCATCACCAAGATCTACACCCAGGCCACCGGATGA
- the cysT gene encoding sulfate ABC transporter permease subunit CysT, with protein sequence MTAITPDPMAIRPELSGEPEYVPLPGRGRGTTALRVGVATVWLSVIVLLPLAAIAWQAAGGGWHAFWLAVTSNAALESFQVTLTISAGVTVLNLIFGLVIAWVLVRDDFVGKRLVDAIIDLPFALPTIVASLVMLALYGNNSPVGLHLQHTAWGVAVALAFVTLPFVVRAVQPVLLELDREVEEAAASLGASGPKIFTSVVLPALLPALLSGAGLAFSRAIGEFGSVVLIGGAVPGKTEVSSQWIRTLIENDDRTGAAAISIVLLAISFVVLLILRLVGGYAAKREELAA encoded by the coding sequence ATGACCGCCATCACGCCGGACCCTATGGCGATCCGACCCGAACTCAGCGGCGAGCCCGAGTACGTCCCGCTGCCCGGCCGAGGCCGCGGCACCACCGCCCTGCGGGTCGGGGTGGCCACGGTGTGGCTGTCGGTGATCGTGCTGCTGCCGTTGGCGGCGATCGCCTGGCAGGCCGCCGGTGGCGGCTGGCACGCGTTCTGGCTCGCGGTCACCTCGAACGCCGCGTTGGAGTCGTTCCAGGTGACCCTGACGATCTCGGCCGGGGTGACTGTGCTCAACCTGATTTTTGGTCTGGTGATCGCGTGGGTGCTGGTGCGCGACGACTTCGTCGGGAAGCGCCTCGTCGACGCCATCATCGATCTGCCGTTCGCGCTGCCCACCATCGTCGCCAGCCTGGTCATGCTGGCGTTGTACGGCAACAACAGCCCGGTGGGTCTGCACCTGCAGCACACCGCGTGGGGCGTGGCGGTGGCGCTGGCCTTCGTCACGCTGCCGTTCGTGGTCCGCGCGGTCCAACCGGTGCTGCTGGAGCTGGACCGCGAAGTCGAGGAGGCGGCGGCGTCGCTGGGCGCCAGCGGCCCCAAGATCTTCACCTCCGTGGTGCTGCCGGCGCTGCTACCCGCGTTGTTGTCCGGTGCGGGCCTGGCCTTCTCCCGCGCGATCGGCGAGTTCGGGTCGGTGGTGCTGATCGGCGGCGCGGTGCCGGGCAAGACCGAAGTGTCATCGCAGTGGATACGGACATTGATCGAGAACGACGACCGCACCGGCGCGGCCGCAATATCCATTGTGCTGTTGGCGATTTCGTTCGTGGTCCTGCTCATTTTGCGGCTCGTGGGTGGGTACGCGGCCAAACGCGAGGAGCTGGCCGCATGA